A window of the Podarcis raffonei isolate rPodRaf1 chromosome 4, rPodRaf1.pri, whole genome shotgun sequence genome harbors these coding sequences:
- the SYTL2 gene encoding synaptotagmin-like protein 2 isoform X2: MIDLSFLTDEEQEAILKVLQRDSDLKRAEEERVRHLSEKVKDEIQVKNMSGQWFYEAKSKRHREKIHGADIIRASMRRKPFPTELSQSKSDKTKSSWVNNVNKEVFTPPELLGAIKEAEVESKSDESPKVFSAASDALETPQEKTRKLAASPSKQRKNPFNESTLLEDHAKNEQPEHGMAVEKDQQLPKTEDPQVPKVGSADLEQGKQALVEAPSAKTVSKSDKYTAEILKAADESISKVLDWFKRSSSDDEKETLPQDAGLAEEMDIPKARESAATAKDKGCSSDMSNLHSSVCEREEPTSKDYRFHEMVNILGGSPFTKDGSPGSLLLEDQSKTGEVASSRSQGQDIHLNERTRFQAIDQPANERDERAAGGKVETEDKSALGKERKMLEDAKGKPGLKSVVSSFGKVTERGDVTPNGEEGVKAFSEGANSEHQSGELFNEPKGKESGHLDDKTVQHPSRGNLLTLPQDESKESEVPRKVKNIRAFWEREAMNPKPANKEGLLSESTPGSNRIPIYKEERSRIKPVGGSSGYVTGESDNEQGKYNLVTFRKVEIGADDSGPDDNGIKLPSGKVRPNVMDKSKGGRIVDGSGKIPLSDQRNNAFTELLDANNSCPRPNMVLSKEDGGLQADGLETERASSALQQKPHFKIHALKEKADEEAKAQMLNPSQFKSLRNFWDVGTKPQSGMDETKAKATVPRGRQSSTGRYLKELGEVREGNGQVVLEGEQQKPILQGIDVKEQNVLEANRVVPKQAGGTALSPSVNAVQLGNVEFAPAEGKTVRPVEEYIEKTNVPSKVQHSLFNSGVQKLLKEAFQESLLAYPLADKKGVPQVELATEVQASYSDQNQQQGPVFAGADGKVSEVPETVSRTLVPPKADTTAFVTNLERLLKDTSDESSSPSRHIAADVSEQAHSPLEKRRFFNKVMERSRDTDEKNSRVESWETDGTIQKDVPPKDRHIAFKKHLGDSSGLTEDSDLVSGKSPNREEGQRDLNATSQEEFFQIPSPKLILPDARLASQNRANSPTKEVFETAAEANVPSKRQGNDLNAKLAFLLKELPKTPTNESILKAQIDSVPGELQQRSSEQATRKIIPVSPQMANPPKETVGGTVDRSLDTDEDSGKLLTTMQGGPAGEAAVLLSFSNQENIRAQGNVGEQPTEVAETVVKTLKPNSAKHVAFRDSLSKLLKESSEILLKDIAVPKPAHGSLQPHQNTSSIYDKEIIEMIEKATAPSNFRQAELRASFQNLLKEDAEVLPESQKDSSSSHGAQTESESNRTVDLVCPQGIGYGQEINETVNKEVAPSKLKQREFNSGFRKLLEETAQMQPSEMGWLDIRMKENLHGAHGSDSRTGLLPQEANETVTKSVALEKDGSVFKSSLEKLFGEISGAALLLSNEEEKKVTDESGFQGGLAVKTQTSVESVPSDFRTEVKIPLKGKTFKQDNQTVGREKFSGTPERNAVFQKTIQLNLASPEALLLGRREDSFTLAKAGKREEEYEKGREDSATASAYLDGGSEKEGTEEGNPPKTRQFELLLATRHTDDNEEDEDARSVESNLSDESRNSFVGFQRSSTRSEEELNPVKEALKRSSNRQIPSKSLEDIPSATSNKGNLPKEDLMLSAEDDQKADQPDENAPGISTAPSFPDSQFSHPEKIKRMSKSVPTFTQEESDDRETDTASDSSYPLGRIKKSPSSLTNLSGSSGLASLSSVSTSVMSIYSGDFGNVDVKGNLQFAIDYVEQLKELHIFVAQGKDLAIADVKKQRSDPYVKSYLLPEKYKLGKRKTSVKKKTLNPVFNEILRYKVDRALLASQRLNVSVWHNDTFGRNSFLGEVELDLGEWDWEDRQNKQMIWYPLKPRTPLAGLDLENRGDMKIALQYVPQPVGGKKPPVTGEVHIWVKECSDLPVLRGNRLNSFVKCTILPDTSRKSRQKTRAVAKTTNPVFNHTMVYDGFRPQDLKEACVELTVWDHNKLANHFLGGLRIGLGTGKSYGTPVDWMDSTTDESNLWERMIDSPNTWVEDTLPLRMLMMAKTPK; this comes from the exons CAAAGGAAAAACCCATTCAATGAATCAACTCTACTAGAAGATCATGCAAAAAATGAGCAGCCTGAACATGGAATGGCGGTGGAGAAAG ACCAGCAGCTGCCTAAAACAGAAGACCCTCAGGTGCCAAAAGTTGGCTCTGCAGACCTTGAACAAGGTAAGCAAGCTCTGGTTGAGGCTCCGAGTGCTAAAACTGTTTCCAAATCTGACAAATACACTGCTGAGATCTTGAAGGCAGCCGATGAGTCCATATCTAAGGTGCTCGACTGGTTTAAAAGAAGTTCCAGTGATGATGAAAAAGAGACGCTTCCGCAAGACGCGGGACTTGCAGAGGAAATGGATATCCCCAAGGCAAGAGAATCTGCTGCAACTGCAAAAGATAAAGGCTGCAGTTCAGATATGTCAAATCTGCATTCTTCTGTATGTGAAAGAGAAGAGCCAACCAGCAAGGACTATCGATTCCACGAAATGGTAAACATTCTGGGTGGGTCACCGTTTACAAAGGATGGAAGTCCAGGCAGCCTGTTACTAGAAGATCAAAGCAAAACAGGGGAGGTTGCTTCCTCTCGCTCCCAAGGGCAGGACATTCATTTAAATGAGAGAACACGTTTTCAGGCCATTGACCAGCCTGCAAACGAGAGAGATGAAAGGGCTGCAGGAGGCAAGGTTGAAACTGAGGACAAAAGTGCTTTGGGCAAAGAACGGAAGATGTTGGAAGATGCAAAGGGAAAACCGGGTTTGAAAAGTGTTGTCTCTTCTTTTGGAAAAGTAACAGAAAGGGGAGATGTTACACCCAATGGGGAGGAAGGGGTTAAAGCCTTTTCGGAAGGAGCAAACTCTGAGCATCAATCTGGAGAGCTGTTTAATGAACCTAAAGGGAAAGAATCTGGGCATCTAGATGACAAAACTGTGCAGCACCCCAGTAGAGGGAATCTCCTTACCTTGCCTCAAGATGAATCCAAAGAATCAGAGGTTCCAAGAAAAGTCAAGAATATCAGGGCTTTCTGGGAAAGAGAGGCGATGAACCCAAAGCCTGCAAATAAGGAAGGCCTATTAAGTGAAAGCACTCCTGGGAGTAACCGGATACCAATCTATAAAGAGGAACGCAGCAGAATAAAACCAGTGGGTGGATCCTCAGGATATGTTACTGGAGAATCTGATAACGAACAAGGCAAGTATAATTTAGTAACATTCAGAAAAGTTGAAATTGGTGCAGATGACTCTGGACCTGATGATAATGGCATTAAGTTGCCTTCAGGAAAAGTTCGACCAAATGTAATGGATAAATCCAAAGGGGGCCGTATTGTTGATGGATCTGGCAAAATACCCCTAAGTGACCAGAGGAATAATGCATTTACAGAGTTGCTGGATGCAAATAATTCGTGCCCAAGACCCAACATGGTTCTCTCTAAAGAGGATGGAGGTTTACAAGCTGATGGTTTGGAAACAGAGAGAGCGTCATCTGCCCTGCAGCAGAAGCCACACTTTAAGATTCACGCTTTAAAGGAAAAAGCAGACGAAGAGGCAAAGGCTCAGATGCTCAATCCTTCGCAGTTCAAAAGCCTGAGAAACTTTTGGGATGTGGGGACTAAGCCGCAGAGCGGAATGGATGAAACCAAGGCGAAGGCGACTGTTCCGAGGGGCAGGCAAAGTAGTACAGGAAGGTATCTGAAAGAGTTGGGAGAAGTCAGGGAAGGAAATGGCCAGGTGGTGTTGGAAGGTGAACAGCAAAAACCGATCCTCCAAGGAATTGACGTGAAGGAACAAAATGTATTGGAAGCAAACCGTGTTGTCCCAAAACAAGCAGGAGGGACAGCTCTCTCCCCATCAGTGAATGCTGTGCAATTAGGAAATGTAGAATTTGCCCCTGCAGAGGGAAAGACTGTGCGTCCAGTGGAAGAGTATATAGAAAAAACAAATGTTCCATCCAAAGTACAGCACAGTCTGTTTAACAGTGGCGTGCAGAAACTGTTGAAAGAAGCATTTCAGGAGTCCTTGCTGGCTTATCCTCTGGCTGACAAGAAAGGGGTTCCACAGGTGGAGTTAGCAACAGAGGTGCAAGCATCTTACAGTGACCAGAATCAACAGCAGGGGCCTGTTTTTGCAGGTGCAGATGGAAAAGTCTCTGAGGTTCCAGAGACTGTAAGCAGAACTTTGGTTCCACCAAAAGCTGACACCACTGCTTTTGTCACTAACTTAGAGAGGCTGCTAAAGGACACCTCAGATGAGAGCTCCTCACCCAGTCGTCATATAGCGGCGGATGTTTCTGAACAAGCACATTCTCCATTGGAAAAGAGGCGTTTTTTTAATAAGGTGATGGAACGCAGCCGTGACACGGATGAAAAAAATAGCAGAGTGGAGTCCTGGGAAACAGATGGAACAATACAAAAAGATGTCCCACCCAAGGATAGACACATTGCATTCAAAAAGCATTTGGGGGATTCATCTGGATTAACAGAAGATTCAGATTTGGTGTCTGGAAAATCTCCCAACAGGGAAGAAGGCCAAAGGGATCTAAATGCTACTTCTCAGGAAGAATTCTTCCAGATTCCTTCGCCAAAACTGATACTGCCTGACGCTCGTCTCGCCAGTCAGAACAGAGCAAACTCTCCCACGAAAGAGGTTTTCGAGACAGCGGCAGAAGCTAATGTTCCATCGAAAAGGCAAGGCAACGATTTGAATGCCAAACTAGCCTTTCTTTTAAAGGAATTGCCAAAAACACCCACAAATGAGAGTATTTTGAAAGCACAAATTGACAGTGTCCCTGGGGAGCTGCAGCAGAGGTCTTCTGAGCAGGCGACCAGAAAGATCATTCCTGTTTCACCCCAAATGGCCAATCCTCCTAAAGAGACTGTTGGTGGGACAGTTGACCGAAGTTTAGATACGGACGAAGACAGTGGCAAGTTATTGACTACAATGCAGGgtgggccagcaggagaggcagctgTGCTGTTGTCATTTTCAAACCAGGAAAACATAAGAGCTCAAGGGAATGTTGGTGAGCAACCTACAGAAGTGGCAGAGACGGTCGTGAAAACTCTTAAACCAAATTCAGCTAAGCATGTGGCATTTAGAGACAGTTTAAGCAAACTACTTAAAGAGAGCTCCGAAATTTTGCTCAAAGACATTGCAGTTCCTAAGCCAGCCCATGGTTCATTACAGCCCCATCAGAACACAAGTTCAATTTATGATAAAGAGATAATTGAGATGATAGAAAAAGCTACTGCTCCCTCCAATTTCAGGCAAGCTGAACTCAGAGCCAGCTTCCAAAATCTGCTCAAGGAAGATGCTGAAGTTCTTCCAGAAAGCCAGAAAGACTCAAGCAGTAGTCATGGGGCACAAACAGAGAGTGAGTCTAATCGGACTGTAGATTTAGTTTGCCCGCAGGGAATTGGCTATGGTCAAGAGATTAATGAAACTGTAAACAAGGAAGTTGCCCCATCCAAGTTGAAGCAAAGAGAATTTAATTCAGGCTTCCGGAAACTCCTTGAAGAAACTGCCCAGATGCAACCTTCTGAAATGGGATGGTTGGATATCAGAATGAAGGAGAACCTCCATGGTGCCCATGGCTCAGATAGCAGGACGGGCCTTCTTCCCCAAGAAGCAAATGAAACTGTAACAAAATCTGTTGCCCTAGAAAAAGACGGTTCTGTATTCAAATCCAGCTTAGAAAAGCTTTTTGGAGAAATCTCTGGTGCTGCTTTGCTTCTGTCcaatgaagaagagaagaaagtgACTGATGAGTCAGGATTTCAGGGAGGTTTAGCCGTAAAAACGCAAACGTCTGTTGAGAGCGTGCCGAGCGACTTTCGAACCGAGGTTAAAATACCGCTCAAGGGCAAGACTTTCAAGCAAGATAACCAAACTGTAGGCCGAGAAAAGTTTTCTGGCACCCCTGAAAGGAATGCAGTTTTCCAAAAAACTATTCAGCTTAACCTAGCATCACCTGAagccctgctcctgggaagaaggGAAGATTCTTTCACTCTTGCCAAGGCAGGTAAGAGGGAGGAGGAATATGAAAAAGGGAGAGAAGATTCTGCTACTGCCAGTGCCTATCTTGATGGTGGAAGTGAAAAAGAGGGTACGGAAGAGGGGAACCCCCCTAAAACAAGACAGTTTGAGCTGCTGCTTGCCACCCGTCACACTGATGACAACGAAGAGGATGAAGATGCCAGGAGCGTTGAATCCAACCTTTCAGATGAAAGCCGCAATTCTTTTGTGGGTTTCCAAAGAAGTTCAACTC GTTCGGAAGAAGAACTAAACCCAGTAAAGGAGGCTTTGAAAAGGAGTTCAAATAGGCAGATCCCTTCCAAAAGTCTAGAGGACATACCATCAGCCACATCAA ATAAAGGAAACCTCCCAAAGGAAGATTTAATGCTTAGTGCGGAAGACG ATCAAAAAGCAGATCAGCCTGATGAGAACGCTCCAGGAA TTTCCACAGCACCTTCTTTCCCTGATAGCCAGTTCTCACATCCGGAGAAAATCAAAAGGATGAGCAAATCAGTCCCAACATTTACGCAGGAGGAG AGCGATGACAGAGAAACAGATACCGCTTCAGACAGCAGTTACCCACTTGGCAGAATCAAGAAGAGCCCCAGTTCGCTAACCAATCTTAGTGGCTCTTCTGGCTTGGCGTCCTTGTCTTCT GTCAGTACCAGCGTGATGAGCATCTACAGTGGAGACTTTGGAAACGTGGATGTGAAAGGAAACCTCCAGTTTGCCATTGATTATGTGGAGCAGCTGAAGGAACTTCATATTTTCGTCGCCCAGGGCAAGGACTTGGCAATTGCAGATGTTAAGAAGCAGCGTTCAGATCC GTATGTGAAGAGTTACTTGCTACCAGAGAAGTACAAACTGGGCAAAAGAAAAACGTCGGTGAAGAAGAAGACGTTGAACCCTGTCTTCAATGAGATATTAAGG TATAAAGTTGACAGGGCTCTCCTGGCGTCCCAGAGGTTGAATGTCTCCGTGTGGCACAATGACACGTTTGGACGTAACAGTTTCCTGGGCGAGGTGGAGCTGGACCTGGGAGAATGGgactgggaagacaggcaaaacAAGCAGATGATTTGGTACCCACTTAAGCCAAGA ACTCCACTAGCTGGTCTTGATCTGGAGAACAGAGGGGACATGAAAATAGCTCTCCAATATGTTCCACAGCCTGTTGGGG GTAAAAAACCTCCAGTCACTGGAGAAGTCCACATTTGGGTGAAGGAATGCAGTGACCTCCCTGTCCTCAGGGGCAATAGACTCAACTCTTTTGTTAAGTG TACCATCCTTCCAGACACAAGCAGGAAAAGCCGTCAGAAAACAAGAGCTGTAGCGAAGACAACAAATCCAGTGTTCAATCATACAATGGTGTACGATGGCTTCAGAcctcaagatttgaaagaagccTGCGTGGAGCTCACTGTCTGGGATCACAACAAACTAGCCAATCACTTCCTTGGAGGCCTCAGGATAGGACTTGGAACAG GTAAAAGCTACGGTACTCCAGTAGACTGGATGGACTCTACAACAGATGAAAGCAACTTATGGGAACGAATGATTGATTCTCCAAACACCTGGGTTGAAGATACGCTGCCACTCAGGATGTTGATGATGGCAAAAACACCGAAATAG